In Carcharodon carcharias isolate sCarCar2 chromosome 22, sCarCar2.pri, whole genome shotgun sequence, the following are encoded in one genomic region:
- the LOC121293863 gene encoding uncharacterized protein LOC121293863 has product MDERAEYSRARRKRMGDFVRRNSTQVQIFVKSGNKFLSTVRSFISWSVQKGKLTQDKGRTYFKEILHVILFYGQINNPIITPEEILTEKEIEQLSGKYRDVFRKYATHLPTRPPYTVLLDAIVEITETRNAEKVLTCLLNLTNEMDVTNDEGRKCENIFVSTVISCCYLDDSSANTNYFGASVSCRGLKQRQIMIDILCCHTWHKDIGWAVCVGKTYNKNAFGFPAGLCSMAFNIYSSAKATIQEEIIKSAWNRLQRSLMTRSYEISKALEQYGTLVPREPCMKCFTMFPDIYFDPHSQHHGQGQWEYGNCAECESLSQLLYSNQQVVEQLDRKTFQLTSEMLLKVKCDRLECNLRELGFRLLNEILYYYD; this is encoded by the exons atggatgaaagagctgaatattcaag AGCTAGAAGAAAAAGAATGGGTGACTTTGTGCGACGCAACTCAACACAGGTGCAAATCTTTGTCAAGAGTGGAAATAAATTTTTGTCGACTGTTCGTTCATTCATTTCATGGTCTGTGCAAAAGGGAAAGCTTACCCAAGATAAAGGAAGAACCTATTTCAAAGAG ATTCTGCATGTGATATTATTTTATGGCCAAATTAATAATCCTATAATTACACCAGAAGAAATTTTGACAGAAAAAGAAATTGAGCAATTGTCTGGCAAGTATCGAGATGTCTTTCGGAAATACGCAACCCACCTCCCAACACGTCCTCCTTACACGGTGCTACTTGATGCG ATTGTTGAAATCACAGAAACAAGGAATGCTGAAAAAGTTTTGACATGTCTGTTGAATCTGACGAATGAAATGGATGTTACTAATGATGAAGGCAGGAAATGTGAGAATATTTTTGTATCAACAGTCATCAGCTGCTGCTATCTTGATGATAGTTCTGCCAACACCAATTATTTTGGTGCTTCAGTGTCATGCAGAGGACTGAAGCAGAGACAAATTATGATAGATATATTGTGTTGTCATACATGGCACAAAGACATTGGCTGGGCAGTATGTGTTGGCAAGACGTATAATAAAAATGCTTTTGGCTTTCCTGCTGGCTTGTGCTCCATGGCTTTTAATATATACAGTTCTGCAAAAGCCACTATACAAGAAGAGATAATTAAATCTGCTTGGAATAGACTTCAGCGTTCCCTGATGACAAGGTCTTATGAAATTAGTAAAGCTCTTGAGCAATATGGAACCTTAGTTCCCAGGGAACCTTGTATGAAATGCTTCACCATGTTCCCAGACATTTATTTTGATCCACATTCACAACATCATGGTCAGGGACAATGGGAATATGGAAACTGTGCTGAGTGTGAATCTCTAAGCCAGCTTCTGTACTCTAACCAACAAGTAGTCGAACAGCTGGACCGTAAGACATTTCAATTGACATCTGAAATGCTGCTTAAAGTAAAATGTGATCGACTTGAATGCAATCTCAGAGAATTAGGGTTTAGGCTTTTAAATGAAATTTTATATTACTATGATTAG